Proteins from a single region of Antechinus flavipes isolate AdamAnt ecotype Samford, QLD, Australia chromosome 2, AdamAnt_v2, whole genome shotgun sequence:
- the LOC127546437 gene encoding olfactory receptor 1019-like produces MQNSNLTSVTEFILLGLSSQPELQVHLFLFFLMLYLMILLGNLLIVLLILRDSRLHTPMYFFLTNLSILEVCYMSCVFPQMLVHFFSERKSISYSCCVIQVYTFLSFGIAECYILSVMAYDRYVAIRDPLRYSVTMNWRICGSLAAGSWLGGIMASTVDTVTTFQLSFCQDNVINHFLCEMPALLHLSCTDISHAELVMQVLCIFTLLCPITFIILSYAHIIIAVLRIRSAQGRRKAFSTCSSHLLVVTLFFGTVMSLYMKPQSLSSPEYNKIVSMFYVAFTPTLNPLIYSLRNKDVKIALRKLLGKSESA; encoded by the coding sequence ATGCAGAATAGCAACCTCACTTCAGTGACTGAGTTCATCCTCCTTGGCCTTTCCAGCCAGCCTGAACTCCAGGTGCAcctcttcttgttctttctcaTGCTCTACTTGATGATTTTGCTGGGGAACCTGCTCATTGTGTTGCTGATATTGAGGGACTCACGCCTCCACACAcctatgtattttttcctcacGAATTTATCCATTCTAGAAGTCTGTTATATGTCCTGTGTGTTTCCACAGATGCTggtacattttttttcagaaagaaaatccATCTCCTACTCTTGCTGTGTCATACAGGTCTACACATTCCTGTCCTTTGGCATTGCAGAGTGCTACATCCTCTCAGTGATGGCCTATGACCGCTATGTTGCTATTCGAGATCCCTTAAGGTACTCTGTCACAATGAACTGGAGAATTTGTGGGAGCCTGGCTGCTGGGTCATGGCTGGGTGGCATTATGGCATCCACAGTGGACACGGTAACCACTTTCCAACTCTCATTCTGTCAGGATAATGTCATCAATCATTTCTTGTGTGAAATGCCTGCCCTATTGCATCTTTCTTGTACAGACATAAGCCATGCAGAATTAGTCATGCAGGTTCTCTGTATCTTTACCCTTTTGTGTCCTATCACATTCATTATCCTTTCCTATGCCCACATCATCATTGCTGTCCTCAGAATTCGCTCTGCCCAGGGACGCAGAAAAGCTTTCTCTACTTGCTCTTCACACCTTCTGGTTGTCACCCTATTTTTTGGTACTGTAATGTCTCTTTACATGAAACCTCAGTCTCTGTCCTCTCCAGAATACAATAAGATTGTTTCTATGTTTTATGTGGCTTTTACACCTACCCTCAACCCTCTTATCTATAGCTTGAGGAATAAAGATGTAAAAATTGCCCTGAGAAAACTTTTGGGGAAATCTGAAAGTGCTTAA